One stretch of Marinobacterium iners DNA includes these proteins:
- the nhaB gene encoding sodium/proton antiporter NhaB, which translates to MSTSTPGALAHNFLGNAPAWYKQTIVLFLIINPVCLWLFGPQATGWLLIAEFIFTLAMALKCYPLLPGGLLATEALLLGMTSPETLYAEIQTNLPVILLLMFMVAGIYFMKSLLLVTFTNILLHVRSKYLLALMFSMTAALLSAFLDALTVTAVIISVAVGFYSVYHKVASGKGHQHNTHDHGSDQEVVDLHRDDLEGFRAFLRSLLMHSAIGTALGGVCTLVGEPQNLLIAKTAGWDFADFFIKMAPISMPVLAAGLITCVLLEKFKLFGYGVKLPRPVLQVLKEFADAERAKRTQSQKVALIVQAVAAAILVVGLALHLAEVGLIGLLVIILITSFNGVTDEHQIGKAFQEALPFTSLLVVFFAIVAVIHEQHLFSPIIAAVLALPPEQQPGMFFLANGVLSMISDNVFVATVYISEIKQALDNGAISREHFDRLAVAINTGTNLPSVATPNGQAAFLFLLTSAIAPLVRLSYGRMVIMALPYTVVLGGVGLLSVMLFIKA; encoded by the coding sequence ATGTCGACGAGCACACCCGGTGCGCTGGCGCACAATTTTCTGGGCAATGCCCCTGCCTGGTACAAGCAGACAATTGTACTCTTCCTGATCATCAATCCGGTTTGTCTCTGGCTGTTTGGCCCTCAGGCGACCGGCTGGCTGCTTATCGCTGAATTTATTTTCACACTGGCCATGGCACTCAAGTGCTACCCGCTGTTGCCTGGCGGATTGCTCGCCACCGAGGCCCTGCTGTTGGGCATGACCTCACCTGAAACCCTCTATGCAGAGATTCAGACCAATCTGCCGGTCATTCTACTGCTGATGTTCATGGTGGCCGGGATCTATTTCATGAAGAGCCTGTTGCTGGTGACCTTTACCAATATTCTGCTGCATGTGCGCTCCAAGTACCTGTTGGCGCTAATGTTCAGCATGACCGCCGCCCTGCTCTCCGCATTTCTTGACGCACTCACCGTCACGGCCGTCATCATCAGCGTAGCGGTGGGCTTCTACTCCGTTTACCACAAGGTAGCTTCCGGCAAGGGACATCAGCACAATACACACGACCACGGCAGCGATCAGGAAGTGGTTGACCTGCATCGGGATGATCTGGAAGGCTTTCGCGCCTTTCTGCGCAGCCTGCTGATGCACAGCGCCATCGGTACCGCCCTGGGGGGCGTATGTACGCTGGTCGGCGAACCACAGAATCTGCTGATCGCCAAAACAGCCGGCTGGGATTTTGCCGACTTCTTTATCAAAATGGCCCCCATCTCCATGCCGGTACTGGCGGCCGGGCTGATCACTTGCGTGCTGCTGGAGAAATTTAAGCTGTTCGGCTACGGCGTCAAGCTGCCCCGTCCCGTTCTGCAGGTGCTGAAGGAGTTTGCCGATGCCGAGCGCGCCAAGCGTACCCAGAGCCAAAAAGTCGCACTGATCGTTCAGGCAGTTGCTGCCGCCATACTGGTCGTCGGACTGGCCCTGCACTTGGCGGAAGTAGGACTTATCGGCCTGCTGGTGATCATCCTGATCACCTCTTTTAACGGCGTAACCGACGAGCATCAGATCGGCAAGGCCTTTCAGGAAGCACTGCCCTTCACATCACTGCTGGTGGTCTTCTTCGCCATTGTGGCAGTCATTCACGAGCAGCACCTGTTCAGTCCAATTATCGCGGCAGTACTGGCACTGCCGCCAGAGCAACAGCCCGGCATGTTCTTCCTCGCCAACGGCGTATTGTCGATGATCTCCGACAACGTGTTCGTCGCCACGGTTTATATCAGCGAAATCAAGCAGGCACTGGATAACGGCGCTATCAGCCGCGAGCATTTTGATCGTCTGGCAGTGGCCATCAATACCGGCACCAACCTGCCCAGCGTTGCCACGCCCAACGGCCAGGCCGCGTTCCTGTTCCTGCTGACCTCGGCCATCGCACCACTGGTACGGTTATCATATGGTCGAATGGTGATAATGGCTCTGCCTTACACCGTGGTGTTGGGCGGGGTAGGCCTGCTGTCGGTGATGCTGTTCATCAAAGCCTGA
- a CDS encoding NfeD family protein has product MEFQIEYWHWVVFGMLLILAELVVPSFTIFWFGLGALLMALMVWLLPELTLNLQLVLWAIGSGLFALAWFRLLRPMMRDRTKAGISREAVLGETGQVIEAPQAERRGRVRFTTPVLGDDEWEFICEQPVEVGDRVVITEISGNTLIVRKR; this is encoded by the coding sequence ATGGAGTTTCAGATCGAATACTGGCACTGGGTCGTGTTTGGCATGCTGCTGATATTGGCCGAGTTGGTGGTGCCCAGCTTTACCATTTTCTGGTTTGGGCTTGGTGCTCTGCTGATGGCGCTGATGGTCTGGTTGCTGCCTGAGCTTACACTGAACCTGCAGCTGGTACTGTGGGCGATCGGGTCGGGTCTGTTTGCGCTGGCCTGGTTTCGACTGTTGCGACCCATGATGCGAGACCGAACCAAAGCCGGTATTTCACGTGAGGCGGTACTGGGTGAAACCGGGCAGGTGATAGAAGCCCCGCAAGCCGAGCGGCGAGGGCGAGTCAGATTTACCACACCGGTACTGGGTGATGATGAATGGGAGTTCATCTGTGAGCAGCCGGTCGAAGTGGGTGATCGAGTGGTGATAACGGAAATTTCCGGCAACACTCTGATTGTCAGAAAACGCTGA
- a CDS encoding SPFH domain-containing protein, producing MAGVFLALVVVTLFLGVKIVPQGSKHVVQRLGKYHKTLGPGLNIIFPYIDTVAYKVTTKDIVLDIPSQDVITLDNAVIIANAVAYINIVSPEKAVYGVEDYRFAIQNLVQTSLRSIVGEMNLDEALSNRDSIKAKLKGAISDDIADWGITLKTVEIQDINPSQTMQTAMEEQAAAERQRRATVTRAGGEKAAAILEAEGRLEASRRDAEAKVVLAEASQAAIEKVTSAIQGNELPVMFLLGEKYVDAIKEMSAGENAKIVLLPGDIPAAVRGIMGGMSK from the coding sequence ATGGCTGGAGTATTTCTGGCTTTGGTAGTAGTCACCCTGTTTCTGGGTGTCAAGATTGTGCCTCAGGGCAGTAAGCATGTGGTGCAGCGGCTGGGCAAGTACCACAAGACGCTGGGACCAGGGCTGAACATCATTTTCCCCTATATTGATACCGTGGCCTACAAGGTGACGACCAAGGATATCGTGCTGGATATTCCTTCACAGGATGTGATCACGCTCGATAATGCGGTGATCATCGCCAATGCTGTGGCCTACATTAATATCGTGTCGCCGGAAAAGGCGGTCTACGGTGTTGAGGACTACCGCTTTGCGATCCAGAATCTGGTGCAGACGTCGCTGCGCTCTATTGTAGGCGAGATGAATCTGGACGAGGCTCTGTCCAATCGTGACAGTATCAAGGCCAAGCTCAAGGGCGCGATCTCCGACGATATTGCTGACTGGGGCATTACCCTGAAAACGGTCGAAATTCAGGATATCAATCCGTCCCAGACCATGCAGACAGCGATGGAAGAGCAGGCGGCAGCCGAACGTCAGCGCCGCGCCACTGTCACCCGAGCCGGAGGCGAAAAGGCCGCAGCCATACTGGAAGCGGAAGGGCGGCTGGAAGCATCGCGTCGTGATGCCGAGGCCAAGGTGGTATTGGCGGAAGCCAGTCAGGCTGCCATCGAAAAGGTGACCTCAGCGATCCAGGGCAACGAATTGCCGGTGATGTTCCTGCTTGGTGAAAAGTATGTGGATGCGATCAAGGAGATGTCAGCGGGTGAGAATGCCAAGATCGTACTGCTGCCCGGCGATATCCCGGCGGCTGTCCGAGGCATTATGGGTGGCATGAGCAAGTAG